One Acidobacteriota bacterium genomic window carries:
- a CDS encoding radical SAM protein, translating to MKYIDRTVTATAGALFDGIQFFNKFKPAPSFTPKWSDKPMLKSWQKTKPKLGWPRETDSLCPGCVKEARAAIISGKKDWKDLLNTKVGEIKAQIIERNGQVWMVKDCPIHGHFEDIMALDVNFLKWIEQNFPGRDIRAHNDKDLHNHGSSTIRHGRGSVLTVDLTNRCNMMCDPCFMDANQVGFVHELSWEDIKEILDNATKIKPRRQMSVQFSGGEPTMSPYFIDAVRYARKIGFNSVQAATNGIEFAKSKEFCKQAFEAGLRYAYLQFDGIGNDANNHRKVGNLFDVKLKAIDNMHDAGIEIVLVTTLVNNVNNDQVGPIINFARENPKKIAFISFQPVSFTGRDEDITPERRARQRYTLSHMVADVKKQVGITEPTRDWFPLSLMGAFADFADMVHGPDAQWGQVSCGCHPNCGVGTALMINKENKEWAPVPQILNIPGLVKDMQKITDAGRGKWFSNFMMGLALLKNYRPFGAPPSLALIDILKKFDKSFALTGEKRADKVYGASSPDRTLDDTLKRRSDPWNFLFIAGMWFQDLFNYDFRRTEMCIIPYATQQGEISFCAYNTGIGWRNIIENMHKNATVGEWYKTHGKHEIYAAGKKVNLTEYDHSLAINAEDAARVRERDHDVPMTAAEEERARRKAEWEAKQARAYYEEMVLKKPKVELVQIGSASQTADTEKVPV from the coding sequence ATGAAGTATATCGACCGGACGGTTACCGCAACCGCCGGCGCCTTATTTGATGGAATTCAGTTCTTCAACAAATTTAAACCGGCTCCGTCTTTCACGCCCAAGTGGTCTGACAAGCCGATGCTGAAATCCTGGCAGAAGACCAAGCCGAAGCTGGGCTGGCCACGAGAAACCGATTCGCTTTGTCCCGGCTGCGTGAAGGAAGCTCGTGCAGCCATCATCTCAGGGAAGAAGGATTGGAAAGACCTGCTTAACACAAAAGTGGGTGAGATCAAGGCGCAGATCATCGAGCGCAACGGCCAGGTCTGGATGGTGAAAGATTGCCCCATCCACGGCCACTTTGAAGACATCATGGCGCTCGACGTCAACTTCCTGAAGTGGATTGAGCAGAACTTTCCCGGGCGTGACATCCGGGCGCACAATGATAAGGACCTGCACAACCACGGATCCAGCACCATCCGCCATGGCCGCGGCTCCGTGCTGACCGTTGACCTGACCAACCGCTGCAACATGATGTGCGATCCGTGCTTCATGGACGCCAACCAGGTTGGTTTTGTCCATGAGCTGAGCTGGGAAGACATTAAGGAAATTCTCGATAACGCCACCAAGATTAAGCCACGGCGGCAGATGTCCGTGCAGTTTTCGGGCGGTGAGCCGACCATGTCGCCATACTTCATCGACGCGGTGCGCTATGCGCGGAAAATTGGGTTCAACAGCGTGCAGGCGGCGACGAATGGCATCGAGTTTGCCAAGAGCAAGGAATTCTGCAAGCAGGCGTTTGAAGCCGGTTTGCGCTACGCGTATCTCCAGTTTGACGGCATTGGCAACGACGCGAACAACCACCGCAAGGTAGGCAACCTGTTTGATGTCAAGCTGAAAGCCATTGACAACATGCACGATGCGGGGATTGAAATTGTTCTGGTGACCACCCTGGTGAACAACGTGAACAACGACCAGGTAGGCCCCATCATCAACTTTGCCCGCGAGAACCCCAAGAAGATCGCGTTTATCTCTTTTCAGCCTGTCTCCTTCACCGGACGCGATGAGGACATAACTCCTGAGCGGCGGGCCCGCCAGCGCTACACGCTGTCCCACATGGTGGCCGATGTCAAGAAGCAAGTTGGCATTACCGAACCTACTCGCGACTGGTTTCCACTCTCTCTGATGGGAGCCTTCGCTGATTTTGCCGACATGGTCCATGGTCCGGATGCGCAGTGGGGTCAAGTTAGCTGTGGGTGCCACCCCAACTGCGGCGTAGGAACTGCTCTGATGATCAACAAGGAGAACAAGGAATGGGCGCCGGTGCCGCAGATCCTTAACATTCCGGGCCTGGTAAAAGACATGCAGAAAATCACCGACGCCGGCCGCGGCAAGTGGTTTTCAAACTTCATGATGGGTCTGGCGCTGCTGAAGAATTACAGGCCCTTTGGCGCGCCGCCAAGCCTGGCGCTGATCGATATCCTGAAGAAGTTTGACAAGTCGTTCGCACTGACCGGCGAAAAGCGAGCTGACAAGGTTTACGGCGCGTCAAGCCCCGACCGCACACTCGATGACACGTTGAAGCGCCGCTCGGACCCCTGGAACTTTCTGTTCATCGCCGGAATGTGGTTCCAGGACCTCTTCAACTATGACTTTCGCCGCACCGAAATGTGCATCATCCCGTATGCTACGCAGCAGGGCGAAATTTCCTTCTGCGCCTACAATACCGGAATCGGATGGCGGAATATCATCGAGAACATGCACAAGAATGCCACGGTTGGCGAGTGGTACAAGACCCACGGCAAGCACGAAATCTACGCCGCGGGAAAGAAGGTCAACCTGACTGAGTACGATCACTCTTTGGCCATCAACGCCGAGGACGCCGCCAGGGTTCGGGAGCGCGACCACGATGTCCCGATGACGGCGGCCGAGGAAGAGCGCGCGCGTCGCAAGGCCGAATGGGAAGCCAAGCAGGCCCGGGCGTACTACGAGGAGATGGTCCTCAAAAAGCCCAAGGTCGAACTGGTGCAGATCGGCAGTGCCAGCCAAACCGCGGACACCGAAAAGGTCCCAGTTTAG
- the moaA gene encoding GTP 3',8-cyclase MoaA, with the protein MLKDSYGRDIHDLRISVTDRCNFRCVYCKSADPKNYFPHKNLLDWDEFLRLARIMAGLGIRKIRVTGGEPLLRSGIVDFLSQLSQVDGIQDLALTTNGYLLAEMASDLARAGVRRVNVSMDSSHPERFAAITRTPGSYERVLKGVDAALEAGLNPVKVNVVLVRGFNESEIVGFAELARTKNLIVRFIEFMPLDADHAWDRSLVVTAREIFETIHPVFPLAEVPRHEASETALRYRFKDGKGEIGVVAPVSIPFCGQCSRIRLTADGKLRTCLFSLEEYDLGGLLRNGAPDSAIEEYIRSVVYRKEPGHRINEPGFVQPSRTMVYIGG; encoded by the coding sequence ATGCTCAAGGACAGTTACGGCCGCGACATCCACGACCTGAGAATCTCCGTGACGGACCGCTGTAACTTCCGATGCGTTTACTGCAAGTCGGCCGACCCAAAAAACTATTTTCCCCACAAGAACCTGCTCGACTGGGATGAGTTCCTGCGCCTGGCGCGCATTATGGCCGGGCTTGGCATCAGGAAAATCCGGGTGACCGGGGGTGAGCCGCTATTGCGCTCCGGCATCGTGGATTTCCTCTCGCAACTTAGCCAGGTTGACGGCATCCAGGACCTCGCGCTGACGACCAATGGATATCTCCTGGCCGAGATGGCCTCAGACCTGGCGCGGGCGGGAGTGCGCCGTGTGAACGTGAGCATGGATTCCTCCCATCCGGAACGGTTTGCGGCTATTACGCGCACCCCAGGGTCCTATGAGCGCGTGCTGAAAGGCGTAGACGCTGCCCTCGAAGCGGGACTGAATCCGGTGAAAGTGAATGTAGTGCTGGTCCGTGGATTCAACGAGAGCGAGATAGTGGGTTTCGCGGAGCTTGCCAGGACAAAGAACCTGATTGTCCGGTTCATCGAATTCATGCCACTCGATGCCGACCACGCGTGGGACCGTTCGCTGGTGGTGACGGCGCGTGAGATTTTTGAGACAATCCATCCCGTATTTCCTCTGGCCGAAGTGCCACGCCACGAAGCGAGCGAGACAGCCCTGCGCTATCGGTTCAAGGATGGGAAAGGGGAAATCGGCGTTGTCGCCCCCGTTTCAATTCCATTTTGCGGCCAGTGCAGCCGCATCCGCCTGACGGCTGACGGCAAGCTGAGAACGTGCCTGTTTTCGCTGGAGGAATATGACCTGGGAGGCCTGCTGCGCAACGGCGCTCCAGACTCCGCGATCGAGGAATATATCCGATCCGTCGTTTATCGAAAAGAGCCGGGCCATCGAATCAACGAGCCGGGCTTTGTTCAGCCGTCGAGGACGATGGTTTACATTGGAGGATAA
- the nadA gene encoding quinolinate synthase NadA: MATSTLSLLPENYVELSEQELEDRIAQAKAALGPRVVILGHHYQRDEVVKYADYLGDSLKLSRLAASRKEAEYIVFCGVHFMAESADILRNEHQVVILPDLKAGCSMADMADLEQVEVCWEAVTSETEGKVVPVTYINSTAAIKEFVGRHGGAVCTSSNALKVMTWAFERGEKGLFIPDEHLGRNTAYRMGIPLDEMAVWDPHEEMGGLTVDEIRHARVILWKGHCSVHQRFLPQHVDGARKDYPGIRVIVHPECRWDVCEMADEVGSTEFIIRKIGEGGPGSKFAVGTEIHLVKRLAQEHPDRFVVSLDDCGCLCSTMYRISPQHLCWVLESLVAGQVVSQVRVDEETRRWAHLALDRMLEIV; the protein is encoded by the coding sequence ATGGCGACAAGCACTTTAAGTTTATTACCGGAAAATTACGTTGAACTGTCTGAGCAGGAATTAGAGGACCGCATCGCGCAGGCCAAGGCGGCCCTGGGCCCGCGGGTGGTCATTCTCGGACATCATTATCAGCGGGACGAGGTCGTCAAATACGCGGATTACCTCGGCGATTCACTCAAGCTTTCACGCCTGGCTGCCAGCCGCAAGGAAGCTGAATATATTGTGTTTTGCGGGGTCCACTTCATGGCGGAAAGCGCGGACATCCTGCGCAACGAGCACCAGGTGGTGATTCTTCCTGATCTGAAGGCGGGCTGCTCAATGGCAGACATGGCGGACCTGGAGCAGGTGGAGGTCTGCTGGGAAGCCGTTACCAGCGAAACGGAAGGCAAAGTTGTTCCCGTTACCTACATCAATTCCACGGCGGCCATCAAGGAGTTTGTGGGCCGTCACGGTGGCGCAGTCTGCACGTCATCCAATGCGCTGAAGGTGATGACATGGGCCTTCGAACGCGGGGAGAAGGGCCTTTTTATCCCCGATGAGCACCTGGGAAGAAACACCGCTTATCGCATGGGTATCCCCCTCGATGAGATGGCGGTGTGGGACCCGCATGAAGAAATGGGTGGGCTGACGGTTGACGAGATCCGGCATGCTCGTGTGATTCTGTGGAAAGGCCATTGTTCGGTCCACCAGCGCTTTCTGCCTCAGCACGTGGACGGCGCGCGGAAAGATTATCCGGGCATCCGGGTTATTGTCCATCCGGAATGCCGTTGGGACGTTTGCGAGATGGCTGATGAAGTTGGCTCGACGGAATTCATCATCAGGAAAATTGGGGAAGGCGGGCCGGGAAGCAAGTTTGCAGTCGGAACGGAGATCCACCTGGTGAAGCGGCTGGCGCAGGAACATCCCGACCGGTTTGTGGTCTCGTTGGACGATTGCGGGTGCCTGTGCAGTACTATGTATCGTATATCGCCGCAGCACCTGTGCTGGGTGCTTGAGAGCCTCGTCGCCGGACAGGTGGTGAGCCAGGTCCGGGTGGATGAAGAAACGCGCCGCTGGGCGCATCTGGCCCTCGACCGGATGCTGGAAATTGTGTAG